A part of Propioniciclava coleopterorum genomic DNA contains:
- a CDS encoding SWIM zinc finger family protein codes for MTERGYHQASVLDEAGLSLALAPALTPNGPVASPSFFHGFATHPLVLARGLVTLADITAARYFPLGTSSMRDPVLTAHGDRLRAEVFSACAGVHARLDLLGAGFDGGEIGHGTTNVDIGLHTRTALSRVGRSDLLHVDVGSEGLAVSSPERTAVERPVDMPDRWVRSLGNTAEILHGLVPVLTVDAAAARAFIAALPAATAATRGGWVTRTRTGLRVAARPSGPAVFLAGTHRLSGLKRMLPHVQGLTLYGPAGGGEGASAVEVHLPAARLTLVLTAGATRGFSGEGALLDALASPTALEDAALVSALLSFEPRIDVARLARDADLTPDAVRDALAVLASSGRVGWDGHEEAWFHRELPDAPDRVTRDNPRLVAARRLVAAGGVRTGAEPGTWQVAGASEGDYLVRREADGDRCACTWYLSHRGTRGPCKHVLAAQIFDQEAR; via the coding sequence ATGACGGAACGCGGTTATCACCAGGCGTCCGTGCTGGACGAGGCGGGCCTCAGCCTGGCCCTCGCCCCGGCACTCACCCCCAACGGGCCGGTCGCATCCCCGTCGTTCTTCCACGGGTTCGCGACCCACCCCCTCGTGCTGGCGCGCGGCCTGGTCACGCTGGCCGACATCACCGCCGCCCGCTACTTCCCGCTGGGCACCAGCTCGATGCGCGACCCCGTGCTCACCGCGCACGGCGATCGGCTGCGCGCCGAGGTGTTCTCCGCCTGCGCGGGGGTGCACGCCCGGCTGGACCTGCTCGGGGCCGGCTTCGACGGCGGCGAGATCGGGCACGGCACCACCAACGTCGACATCGGCCTGCACACCCGGACGGCCCTGTCCCGGGTGGGTCGCTCCGACCTGCTGCACGTCGACGTCGGGAGCGAGGGGCTGGCCGTGTCCAGCCCGGAGCGCACCGCGGTCGAGCGGCCGGTCGACATGCCCGATCGCTGGGTGCGTTCGCTGGGCAACACCGCCGAGATCCTGCACGGCCTGGTGCCCGTGCTCACGGTGGACGCCGCCGCGGCGCGCGCCTTCATCGCCGCGCTGCCCGCCGCCACCGCCGCGACCCGCGGCGGCTGGGTGACCCGGACGCGCACCGGGCTGCGGGTCGCGGCGCGGCCGTCGGGCCCGGCCGTCTTCCTGGCCGGGACGCACCGGCTGTCGGGGCTGAAGCGGATGCTGCCGCACGTGCAGGGCCTCACCCTGTACGGCCCCGCCGGCGGCGGCGAGGGCGCCTCCGCGGTCGAGGTGCACCTGCCCGCGGCCCGGCTCACGCTGGTGCTCACCGCCGGCGCCACCCGCGGCTTCTCCGGGGAGGGCGCCCTGCTGGACGCCCTCGCGTCCCCGACGGCGCTCGAGGACGCCGCCCTGGTCTCAGCGCTGCTGTCCTTCGAGCCCCGGATCGACGTCGCCCGGCTCGCCCGGGACGCCGACCTCACCCCGGACGCCGTCCGCGACGCCCTGGCGGTGCTGGCGTCCTCGGGCCGGGTCGGCTGGGACGGACACGAGGAGGCCTGGTTCCACCGCGAACTGCCCGACGCCCCCGACCGGGTCACCCGCGACAATCCGCGGCTGGTCGCCGCCCGCCGCCTCGTGGCCGCCGGCGGGGTGCGGACCGGCGCCGAGCCCGGCACCTGGCAGGTCGCGGGGGCGTCCGAGGGCGACTACCTGGTCCGCCGGGAGGCCGACGGCGACCGCTGCGCCTGCACCTGGTACCTGTCGCACCGCGGCACCCGCGGCCCGTGCAAGCACGTGCTGGCCGCCCAGATCTTCGACCAGGAGGCCCGATGA
- the coaA gene encoding type I pantothenate kinase, which yields MGFSVPAAPHAERGEGVVDEYGPYVLAERAVWADLATQMPVALTEETLERVRSRLDTIDLAQVREVYLPLTELIHLYVEYTGHLYSSTHDFLEVSERRTPFVIGVAGSVAVGKSTTSRLLVELLSQLPGHPRVDLVTTDGFLHPNAELERRGIMNRKGFPESYDRQALLKFVMDVKSGAPVVEAPVYSHLVYDIVPGEKIVVSHPDILIIEGLNVLQPARLRSDSDTSLAVSDFFDFSVYVDASEDDLRAWYLERFLKLRETAFRDPRSYFAKVAALSDADALAYGTEVWDTINAPNLRENILPTRGRATAILRKNAQHDIEWIRIRKI from the coding sequence ATGGGATTCAGCGTACCGGCCGCCCCCCACGCCGAGCGAGGCGAGGGCGTCGTGGATGAATACGGCCCCTACGTGCTCGCCGAGCGGGCCGTGTGGGCCGATCTCGCGACGCAGATGCCGGTGGCGCTCACCGAGGAGACGCTCGAGCGCGTCCGGTCCCGGCTGGACACCATCGACCTGGCGCAGGTACGCGAGGTGTACCTGCCGCTGACCGAGCTCATCCACCTCTACGTGGAGTACACCGGCCACCTCTACAGCAGCACGCACGACTTCCTGGAGGTCTCGGAGCGCCGCACCCCGTTCGTGATCGGCGTCGCCGGCTCGGTCGCGGTGGGCAAGTCCACCACCAGCCGGCTGCTGGTCGAGTTGCTGTCCCAGCTGCCGGGGCACCCGCGGGTGGACCTGGTGACCACCGACGGCTTCCTGCACCCCAATGCGGAGCTGGAGCGGCGCGGCATCATGAACCGCAAGGGCTTCCCCGAGAGCTACGACCGGCAGGCGCTGCTGAAGTTCGTGATGGACGTGAAGTCGGGCGCGCCCGTGGTGGAGGCGCCGGTGTACAGCCACCTCGTCTACGACATCGTGCCCGGCGAGAAGATCGTGGTGAGCCACCCCGACATCCTGATCATCGAGGGCCTCAACGTGCTGCAGCCCGCCCGGCTGCGCTCGGACTCCGACACCTCGCTGGCGGTCAGCGACTTCTTCGACTTCTCGGTCTACGTGGACGCCTCCGAGGACGACCTGCGCGCCTGGTACCTCGAGCGGTTCCTCAAGCTGCGCGAGACCGCCTTCCGGGACCCGCGCTCCTACTTCGCGAAGGTGGCCGCCCTGTCGGACGCCGACGCCCTGGCCTACGGCACCGAGGTGTGGGACACCATCAACGCCCCCAACCTGCGCGAGAACATCCTGCCCACCCGCGGCCGCGCCACCGCGATCCTGCGCAAGAACGCCCAGCACGACATCGAGTGGATCCGCATCCGCAAGATCTGA